One Methylomonas sp. LL1 DNA window includes the following coding sequences:
- the aspS gene encoding aspartate--tRNA ligase translates to MRSHKCGELNTQHLGQTVALCGWVHRRRDHGGVIFIDLRDRAGLVQVVFDPDMAESFAIAESVRSEYVLRIEGIVRDRPEGTHNPNMFTGQIEVLGKHIEVLNESETPPFPLESDIEVNEETRLRYRYIDLRRTVMQQRMKVRRDVTRHLRQFLDDNEFFEIETPYLTKATPEGARDYIVPSRTHPNSFFALPQSPQLYKQLLMIAGMERYYQVVRCFRDEDLRADRQPEFTQLDIETSFMSEQQIMAVMEEMIRRLFKDIINVDLGDKFPVMSYAEAMSRYGSDRPDLRIELELVDIADEMREVDFKVFSGPANDPHGRVVAMRLPKGGDMSRSTIDELTKFVGIYGAKGLAYIKVNDLVAGVEGLQSPIIKFAPDEVWAKVMEKVGAQNGDLIFFGADKAHIVNEAMGALRVKLGLDRNLLTGPWKPLWVVDFPMFAWDDKAQRFTAIHHPFTAPSCSVEELKADPGKALSRAYDLVLNGTEVGGGSIRINRTEMQQIVFAILGIGHEEAREKFGFLLDALKYGAPPHGGIAFGLDRLVMLMTGASSIRDVIAFPKTQTAACPLFNAPALVSDEQLKELGIRLRKPAGKDEKQVD, encoded by the coding sequence ATGCGTAGCCACAAGTGTGGAGAATTGAACACCCAACATCTAGGTCAAACCGTCGCTTTATGTGGCTGGGTACACCGCCGCCGCGACCATGGCGGCGTTATCTTTATCGACCTGCGAGACCGAGCCGGTTTGGTGCAAGTGGTGTTCGATCCCGATATGGCCGAAAGCTTTGCGATAGCCGAAAGCGTGCGCAGCGAATACGTGCTGCGCATCGAAGGTATCGTCCGCGACCGTCCCGAAGGCACGCATAATCCCAACATGTTCACCGGTCAAATTGAGGTACTGGGCAAGCACATCGAAGTGTTGAACGAATCGGAAACCCCGCCGTTCCCGCTGGAAAGCGACATCGAAGTCAACGAGGAAACTCGTTTGCGCTATCGCTATATCGATTTGCGCCGTACCGTGATGCAACAGCGCATGAAGGTGCGCCGCGACGTGACTCGTCATTTGCGCCAGTTCTTGGACGATAACGAATTTTTTGAAATCGAAACCCCGTATCTGACCAAGGCAACCCCGGAAGGTGCCCGCGACTATATCGTGCCTAGCCGCACCCATCCGAATTCGTTCTTCGCTTTGCCGCAATCGCCGCAACTTTACAAACAATTGCTGATGATCGCCGGCATGGAGCGCTACTATCAAGTCGTGCGCTGCTTCCGCGACGAAGACCTGCGCGCCGACCGCCAGCCCGAGTTTACCCAGCTGGATATCGAAACTTCGTTTATGAGCGAACAGCAGATCATGGCGGTGATGGAGGAAATGATTCGCCGTTTGTTCAAGGACATCATCAACGTCGATCTCGGTGATAAATTCCCGGTGATGAGCTATGCCGAAGCCATGAGCCGCTACGGCTCCGATCGCCCCGACCTGCGTATTGAATTGGAACTGGTCGACATCGCCGACGAAATGCGCGAAGTCGATTTCAAGGTCTTCTCGGGTCCGGCCAACGATCCGCACGGCCGCGTAGTAGCCATGCGTCTGCCGAAAGGCGGCGACATGAGCCGCAGTACGATCGACGAGTTGACCAAGTTCGTCGGCATCTACGGCGCCAAAGGGCTGGCCTATATCAAGGTCAACGACCTGGTCGCCGGCGTCGAAGGCCTGCAATCGCCCATCATCAAGTTCGCACCGGATGAGGTTTGGGCCAAGGTCATGGAAAAAGTCGGCGCCCAAAACGGCGACCTGATTTTCTTCGGCGCTGACAAGGCTCATATCGTCAACGAAGCCATGGGTGCCTTGCGGGTCAAGCTGGGTCTGGACCGCAACCTGCTGACTGGTCCGTGGAAACCCTTGTGGGTCGTGGACTTCCCGATGTTCGCCTGGGACGATAAAGCCCAACGCTTCACCGCGATTCATCATCCTTTCACTGCGCCGAGCTGCTCGGTCGAAGAACTGAAAGCCGATCCCGGTAAAGCCTTGTCGCGCGCCTACGATTTGGTGCTGAACGGCACCGAAGTCGGCGGCGGCTCGATCCGGATCAACCGCACCGAGATGCAACAAATCGTGTTCGCGATTCTAGGCATCGGCCACGAAGAAGCCCGCGAAAAATTCGGCTTCCTGCTCGACGCGTTGAAATATGGCGCGCCGCCGCATGGCGGCATCGCCTTCGGTCTCGATCGTCTGGTGATGCTGATGACCGGCGCCAGTTCGATCCGCGACGTCATCGCTTTCCCAAAAACCCAGACCGCCGCTTGCCCGCTGTTCAACGCGCCTGCGTTAGTCAGTGATGAGCAGTTGAAGGAACTGGGTATCCGCTTACGTAAGCCCGCCGGTAAGGATGAAAAACAGGTTGACTAG
- a CDS encoding FmdB family zinc ribbon protein, whose translation MPIYEYECNACGHQHEALQKLGAEPLLVCPACNEAELKKKISAAGFRLKGSGWYETDFKSGNKKNVAGESSSSSSGSTGGGCGGSCACH comes from the coding sequence ATGCCCATTTACGAATATGAATGCAATGCCTGCGGTCATCAGCATGAAGCCCTGCAAAAATTGGGTGCCGAGCCGTTGCTTGTTTGTCCGGCCTGCAATGAAGCAGAGTTGAAAAAGAAAATTTCCGCCGCAGGCTTTCGTTTGAAAGGCAGCGGTTGGTATGAAACCGATTTTAAAAGCGGCAATAAGAAAAATGTTGCCGGCGAAAGTTCCAGTTCAAGCAGTGGCTCCACCGGCGGTGGTTGCGGCGGTAGCTGCGCTTGCCATTAA
- the pyrC gene encoding dihydroorotase: protein MDKLIDKLTIALPDDWHLHVRTGSILKTVIRHSARQFGRAIIMPNLKPPITSVEQALLYRNEILAALPADSAFQPLMTLYLTGNTSSEEIQKVAESEHVHAFKLYPAGATTNSDAGVGNIEAVYPLFAAMEKHGVPLLIHGEVTNAEYDIFDREKIFIDSQLSQITQQFPALRIVAEHLTTLEAVQFVEAANDNVGATITPQHLLYNRNAILAGGIRPHFYCLPILKREHHRQALLKAATSGNPKFFLGTDSAPHPTSLKENACGCAGCYSAHAALELYAEAFEQAGALDKLEGFASFHGADFYRLPRNTGTITLEKNSWSVPAQYEDTDNRITPLKAGEQLHWQLTAACNG from the coding sequence ATGGATAAATTGATCGACAAATTGACAATTGCCCTCCCGGACGACTGGCATTTGCATGTTCGAACCGGCTCGATATTAAAAACAGTGATTAGGCATAGCGCGCGCCAATTCGGCCGCGCCATTATCATGCCGAACTTGAAGCCCCCCATCACCAGCGTCGAACAAGCCTTGCTCTATAGAAACGAAATCCTGGCGGCACTGCCGGCGGATTCGGCATTCCAGCCCTTGATGACGCTATACCTGACCGGTAACACCAGCAGCGAGGAAATCCAAAAAGTCGCCGAATCCGAACATGTCCACGCCTTTAAATTGTATCCGGCCGGCGCCACCACCAACTCCGACGCCGGTGTTGGCAATATCGAGGCCGTCTACCCGCTTTTCGCGGCGATGGAAAAACACGGCGTGCCCTTGCTGATTCACGGCGAAGTGACGAATGCCGAATACGACATCTTCGACCGGGAAAAAATCTTTATTGACTCCCAACTAAGCCAAATCACACAACAATTTCCGGCCTTGCGTATCGTCGCCGAGCATTTAACCACGCTGGAAGCCGTCCAATTTGTCGAAGCGGCTAATGACAATGTCGGCGCCACCATCACACCGCAACATTTATTGTATAACCGCAACGCGATCCTGGCCGGCGGCATTCGCCCACATTTCTACTGCCTCCCCATATTGAAACGCGAGCATCATCGCCAGGCCCTACTAAAAGCCGCCACCAGCGGCAATCCCAAATTTTTTCTTGGCACCGACAGCGCGCCGCATCCGACATCCCTAAAAGAAAACGCCTGCGGCTGCGCCGGTTGCTATAGCGCCCATGCCGCATTGGAATTGTATGCGGAAGCCTTCGAACAAGCCGGCGCGCTGGACAAACTGGAAGGCTTTGCCAGCTTTCACGGCGCGGACTTTTATCGCCTACCCAGAAACACCGGCACCATTACTCTGGAAAAAAACAGCTGGTCAGTCCCCGCCCAATACGAAGATACCGACAATCGGATCACCCCACTAAAAGCCGGCGAGCAACTGCATTGGCAACTAACCGCTGCCTGTAACGGTTGA